GCTCCGGGAAATTCTTCTACAACTTTTTTCCCTTTTTGATCGTAAAAAGAAATGCTGCTGTTTGATTTATCAATCGAAAGAGAATAAAAAGCAGTTTTTAATTCAATAGCGTTTTTTGTGTCGGTAACTTTAAACTCTATTCGTTGCGGAGAATTAACAACGCCATAATTTTTAAGCTCCGGTATATTTACAGGGCTTCCAAATTTTATTTGAATTGTTTTGTTTAAATATGGAATGAAAACCAGTTGCCCGTTTTTAGTAGTAACAGTTAAGCTATTGTTTCCCTTTTCCCATTTAACAACTTTCAATAAGCTATTAGTTTGTGCGTTGCTATGAAAATGAAATAAGATTAAAAAGAATAAACTATAGAATATTATTTTAAAGTTGTTCATATCAATATAGTTTCCTTTATCAAAACATACTTTATGCTTTAGCAAAAGCTTAATAGCAGTATGATCGTTGAAGCGAATAGCACAACAATGCTGATCTAAAAAACAAGTGTTTGTTTCAAAATAAAACTAACAGCCTATTATTTTTTCCAAATGCTTTCAATTTCTTCCAATGTTTTGCCTTTTGTTTCCGGCACTAACTTCCAAATGAATATGGCAGAAAGAACCGACATTATTCCATATATCCAATACGCAAATCCATGATTGAATTTTTCGGTGAGCGCTACGTTATCGTTCATCATTGGAAATGTAAACGACACAACCCAATTGGCTACCCACTGCGCTGCCACAGCAATTGATAAAGCGCCACGTATACTATTGGGAAATATTTCTGCAAGCAATACCCAACAAACCGGTCCCCAGCTTAATGCAAATGAAGCTGTGTAAATAAGCATGAAGATCAACGCACTTATTCCAAGACTTTGTGAATAAAATGAAAAGCCTAATGCAATCATACTTACCGCCATTCCTACAGAGCCGATTATCATTAATGGTTTGCGCCCGAATTTATCTACAGTAAATATAGCGACTACAGTAAACGCAAGATTTACTACGCCTACAATAATTGTTTGCAATAAAGATGAATCAGTGGAGGCACCCATGTTCCTGAAAATATTACCTGCATAATACAACACTACATTAATGCCAACAAATTGCTGAAACACTGAAAGCATTACCCCCGCTATTATTAATAACGATCCGTAAGAAAGCCACGGACGGCTTGTTTCGTGCAATGTGCCTTTAATTGCATTGAGAACTGATTGTGCGCTTTGTTTGCCGCCAATTTTTTCTAATACTCTCAATGCTCTATCATCGTGTCCTTTCATGGCGAGATAACGCGGTGTTTCAGGAACGAAGAATAATAAAAGAAAAAATATAGCAGCAGGAATTACTCCGGAAAAAAACATCCATCGCCAGCCATCTGTAACCAGCCACTGCTCATCTCCTTTTCCGGCAATCATATAGTTGACGAAGTAAATTACGAGCATGCCAAAGATGATCGCAAATTGATTAAATGAAACCAGTTTACCACGGATTTTTGCAGGTGCTATTTCAGCAATGTACATTGGCGAAATCATAGAAGCGAGCCCTACACCGATGCCGCCAATGATACGATATATTACAAATGAATAAACATCCAAAACTCCGAAAGCATTGAATGCTTCAGGTTTCCAGGCGCCTATGGCAGAAATTAAAAATGTAATAGCAGCAATGAACAAACCATTTTTTCTCCCCAAACTTTTTGAAACCATCCCTGCTGCTGCGCCGCCGATGATACAACCAATCAATGCACTTGCTATTACAAAACCTTTGATTGAGTCTGCCGCATCTTTAATTGCCTCGGCTGTTGATGGCAATTGCTGATGTAAAAAATAATATGCCCAAACTGTTAACAATACCAATATGACAACATTAACTATACTCCCTCTTTTACGGCCGAATAATTTTGCTAAAAGAATAAAAACTATTATAGTAATTATCAATAAAACAACTACCATTAAGAGCTTATACTGCGTTATTAATGGCATTGTTATAGAAGTGTAATTATCCGGTTGCAACATTGGCGTAATAAAAAACTCAACCAATGATTTTTCGGCACCATTTACTACGGCTGTATCATACCCAAATAAAAGTCCACCGAGTGTAGCCACCAACGTTAGC
The Ferruginibacter albus DNA segment above includes these coding regions:
- the xylE gene encoding D-xylose transporter XylE; the encoded protein is MAFIDTGKSSSASVQQSNSFYIVLLTLVATLGGLLFGYDTAVVNGAEKSLVEFFITPMLQPDNYTSITMPLITQYKLLMVVVLLIITIIVFILLAKLFGRKRGSIVNVVILVLLTVWAYYFLHQQLPSTAEAIKDAADSIKGFVIASALIGCIIGGAAAGMVSKSLGRKNGLFIAAITFLISAIGAWKPEAFNAFGVLDVYSFVIYRIIGGIGVGLASMISPMYIAEIAPAKIRGKLVSFNQFAIIFGMLVIYFVNYMIAGKGDEQWLVTDGWRWMFFSGVIPAAIFFLLLFFVPETPRYLAMKGHDDRALRVLEKIGGKQSAQSVLNAIKGTLHETSRPWLSYGSLLIIAGVMLSVFQQFVGINVVLYYAGNIFRNMGASTDSSLLQTIIVGVVNLAFTVVAIFTVDKFGRKPLMIIGSVGMAVSMIALGFSFYSQSLGISALIFMLIYTASFALSWGPVCWVLLAEIFPNSIRGALSIAVAAQWVANWVVSFTFPMMNDNVALTEKFNHGFAYWIYGIMSVLSAIFIWKLVPETKGKTLEEIESIWKK